The genomic stretch CTCAGTCTCATTTACAGCCAGATCAAAGGGCTGCGCGAGCAGAATTTAGCTACTTGGTTCTCCAACAGGCCAGCGCTTCGAATCCTGCCTTTGAATCCCGCAAGTGACCTAAATGTGTTCGGAGAGCCATCGGAACACAGCATCAGAGAAGACTTAAGTGATACGCTTTTCTTCAAGCTGACATATACGATAGGAAATGTCGGCAATACTCCGGCGGCGATCGACACTGCTTATTATGAGATGGCTTTACCTGATAAGGTATTATGTGATACTGTGAGCTACGGAAGATTGTGCTTGGCTCCATCTGACGAGATCATCGAGGCGATGAGGATTCTGTTAAGACGCGACAAGGAGTGTGTATTCAAGATTACCATCGCATATGATTGGGAGAGACCGATAGGAAATCGAGATAGGTTTAGGCTAGAAAAGTACTACCGTGCGTCATTCATAGACAATAAGTGGCGAACTGTCCTTCTGGCAGCCGCAGACTATGAGGACTATAAAACGGAATATTCAGGTAAGCCTAAACAAGAAGCAGCTTCGAAATAATCCGCGAATAAGTCCGAGTTGCCCGTTCTTGAAATGCCGTAATGCGCGAAGAGAGGAGTCACTATGCATGAGAAATACCCTAATCAGTCAATCTTCGAGCGAGACAAGTTCAAGTGCCAGTATTGTGATCTTGACGCATCAAAAGACTTCAAGATGTGGTGGACAGCTAATCTCAGCATCGACCATGTTGTGCCGAAGAGTAAGGGCGGCACCGATGATCCGTCGAATCTGGTAGTGGCGTGTCATTCATGCAATCTCTTCAAGGGGTCTGCGTCATGTTCAAACATCGAAGAGGCGCGAGATGTCGTTGCGGAGAGAAAAGAGCAGGCCAGGATGTGGTTCAGGAAGCACGTCACAAAGGAAGAAGCTTAGAATTTGTTCTCGCGGTCGAGCTGTCCGCCTCGAACGGATTCCTGGCAGCTCTCTGATGGCAACCTTCAGAATAAAACTCCGTATACTTTAGCTAACATGGCTATATCGCACCGCAATGGTTGCAAATCTAGGGTGCGTTAGCCAAAGAATGTCCTGGCGGGACTAATCGCACGACGGAGGATTGTTATGAATATTCAAATCGACAGGAAGACAAAGATTCTGTGCGCGGCGGATGTCCACGGAGTGCCCTGACCC from Candidatus Zixiibacteriota bacterium encodes the following:
- a CDS encoding HNH endonuclease, which produces MHEKYPNQSIFERDKFKCQYCDLDASKDFKMWWTANLSIDHVVPKSKGGTDDPSNLVVACHSCNLFKGSASCSNIEEARDVVAERKEQARMWFRKHVTKEEA